The Methanomassiliicoccus luminyensis B10 genome window below encodes:
- a CDS encoding pyridoxal phosphate-dependent aminotransferase → MAARRLKNVPESGTVKIANIVSKLRHEGADIVSFSMGEPDFPTPDNITQACVASLNDHFTHYTPSAGIPELRKAVAAKAREINGIPCTDANVLITPTKQAIFMAALAMIDEGDEVILPDPTWGTYEACVRLVGGVPKLVTLDESTEFRMTPEKVSEAISSRTRMIFINSPANPTGSVLTEADVEGIADLAVDRDLWVLSDEVYERVVFEGKHVSIASLPGMFDRTITVNGVSKTYAMTGWRLGWAIAPTPIFKALNTLQTHSITCCTSFVQKAGVEALNGPQDSVDRMVQEFKARRDLIMDLMDEIPTLNCPEPKGAFYLFPSYDQSISSEDMAAYLLEKAHVAVTPGSAFGPAGEKHIRISYACSRQDIVEGMGRIKEALAKL, encoded by the coding sequence ATGGCTGCAAGGCGTCTGAAAAACGTGCCCGAATCCGGCACGGTCAAGATCGCGAACATCGTCAGCAAGCTCAGGCATGAGGGAGCGGACATAGTCTCATTCTCCATGGGAGAACCCGACTTCCCCACCCCCGACAATATCACCCAGGCCTGCGTGGCCTCCCTGAACGATCATTTCACCCACTACACTCCCTCTGCCGGTATCCCCGAGCTGAGGAAGGCGGTGGCGGCGAAGGCCAGGGAGATCAACGGCATACCTTGCACCGATGCCAACGTCCTCATCACCCCGACCAAGCAGGCCATATTCATGGCTGCGCTGGCCATGATCGACGAAGGTGACGAGGTAATACTTCCCGATCCCACCTGGGGCACCTACGAGGCCTGCGTGCGCCTGGTGGGCGGCGTGCCCAAACTGGTCACCCTGGACGAGAGCACCGAGTTCCGCATGACCCCTGAGAAAGTGTCCGAGGCCATATCCTCGCGCACTAGGATGATATTCATCAACTCCCCCGCCAATCCCACTGGCTCCGTCCTCACCGAGGCGGACGTCGAGGGCATCGCCGACCTGGCGGTGGACCGGGACCTGTGGGTCCTCAGCGATGAGGTGTATGAAAGAGTGGTGTTCGAAGGCAAGCATGTCTCCATCGCCTCGCTGCCGGGCATGTTCGACAGGACCATCACCGTCAATGGCGTGTCCAAGACCTACGCCATGACCGGGTGGAGGCTGGGCTGGGCCATCGCGCCCACTCCCATCTTCAAGGCGCTGAACACCCTGCAGACCCACTCGATCACCTGCTGCACATCTTTCGTGCAGAAGGCCGGGGTGGAGGCCCTCAACGGCCCCCAGGACTCCGTGGACCGCATGGTGCAGGAGTTCAAGGCCCGCCGGGACCTCATCATGGACCTGATGGACGAGATCCCCACCCTGAACTGCCCCGAGCCCAAGGGCGCGTTCTATCTGTTCCCTTCGTACGACCAGAGCATCAGCTCGGAGGATATGGCCGCCTACCTGCTGGAGAAGGCCCATGTGGCAGTGACC
- the pdxS gene encoding pyridoxal 5'-phosphate synthase lyase subunit PdxS — translation MTKLRYGTDLVKRGFAKMQQGGVVMDVTNAEQAKIAEEAGAVAVMALERVPADIRAQGGVARMSDPLMIEEIIDSVTIPVMAKCRIGHFVEAQVLEALGVDMIDESEVLTPADPFFHVEKKKFTVPFVCGARDLGEALRRIDEGAAMIRTKGEAGTGNVIEAVRHQHTIMGKVREIQNKDNQELRAVAREIQAPFVLVKEVAEIQRLPVINFAAGGIATPADAALMMQLGSDGVFVGSGIFKSDNPAKRAKAIVEAVTHYDDPSVIGTVSKSLGDAMRGIEISTIAPEQRLQERGW, via the coding sequence ATGACCAAGCTCCGTTACGGGACCGACCTTGTCAAGCGTGGCTTTGCCAAGATGCAGCAGGGAGGGGTCGTGATGGATGTCACCAACGCCGAGCAGGCCAAGATTGCCGAAGAGGCAGGGGCCGTTGCGGTGATGGCGCTGGAGAGGGTCCCTGCGGACATCCGCGCCCAGGGTGGCGTTGCCAGGATGTCCGACCCGCTTATGATCGAAGAGATCATCGACTCCGTCACCATCCCGGTGATGGCGAAGTGCCGCATAGGCCACTTCGTAGAAGCGCAGGTGCTGGAGGCCCTGGGCGTTGACATGATCGACGAATCCGAGGTGCTGACCCCGGCCGATCCGTTCTTCCATGTAGAGAAGAAGAAGTTTACCGTGCCGTTCGTGTGCGGCGCCAGGGACCTGGGCGAAGCGCTGAGGCGCATCGACGAGGGCGCGGCCATGATACGCACCAAGGGCGAGGCCGGAACCGGCAACGTCATCGAGGCGGTCCGCCACCAGCATACCATCATGGGGAAGGTCAGGGAGATCCAGAACAAGGACAACCAGGAGCTTCGCGCGGTGGCCAGGGAGATACAGGCCCCCTTCGTGCTGGTCAAGGAGGTCGCCGAGATCCAGAGACTTCCGGTGATCAACTTCGCCGCAGGGGGCATCGCCACTCCCGCCGATGCCGCGCTGATGATGCAGCTCGGCTCCGACGGCGTGTTCGTCGGCTCCGGCATATTCAAGTCCGACAACCCCGCCAAGAGGGCCAAGGCCATTGTCGAGGCGGTCACGCACTACGACGACCCGTCCGTCATCGGCACGGTGTCCAAGAGCCTGGGCGACGCCATGAGGGGCATCGAGATCTCCACCATCGCCCCCGAGCAGAGGCTCCAGGAGCGGGGCTGGTGA